One Methanocaldococcus villosus KIN24-T80 genomic window carries:
- the mtxX gene encoding methanogenesis marker protein Mmp4/MtxX has translation MIGIGLGKNKEEVIKAYNKLKEENIEVVLIEDYKTLIDKLLNKELSGAIRGSLPSSEVIPYLREKIGKFYRASILKNPFNNKLFLLSPVGIDDISIDKKERIDDKIRIIKYASNLLKKYEIEPKIGLLSGGRLEDRGRNIIVDETIEEAEEIKKNLKEYNILHYGILIERYLKEDCNIIVAIDGITGNLIFRSLALVAGLEGYGAILLSNKEIKFIDTSREANWKRYYNAVKFLLGEFI, from the coding sequence ATGATAGGTATTGGATTAGGAAAAAATAAAGAAGAGGTGATTAAAGCATATAATAAACTTAAAGAAGAAAACATAGAGGTTGTGTTAATTGAAGATTATAAAACTCTTATTGATAAGTTGTTAAATAAAGAATTATCTGGAGCTATTAGAGGTTCTTTACCATCATCTGAGGTTATTCCATATTTAAGAGAAAAGATAGGAAAATTTTACAGAGCTTCCATTTTAAAAAATCCATTTAACAACAAACTTTTTTTACTATCTCCTGTAGGAATAGATGATATAAGTATTGATAAAAAAGAAAGAATTGATGATAAAATAAGAATCATAAAATATGCATCAAACTTATTAAAAAAATATGAAATAGAACCAAAAATTGGATTGCTTTCTGGAGGAAGATTGGAAGATAGAGGAAGAAATATTATTGTAGATGAGACAATAGAAGAGGCTGAAGAAATAAAAAAGAATTTAAAGGAATATAACATTTTACATTATGGAATATTAATAGAGAGATATTTAAAAGAAGACTGTAATATTATTGTAGCTATAGATGGGATAACAGGAAATTTAATATTTAGAAGTTTAGCATTAGTTGCAGGATTAGAGGGTTATGGTGCTATTCTTTTATCAAATAAAGAAATAAAATTTATAGACACTTCAAGAGAAGCTAATTGGAAGAGATATTATAATGCTGTAAAATTTTTATTAGGTGAATTCATTTGA
- a CDS encoding pantoate kinase, whose product MVPAHITGFFTIYKDRDPMKTGSKGAGITLDRGVKLEIEEGKGVYYNNERVNIDPINYILKNYKINYKINFISDFPLGSGLGMSGACSLSLSKLIFKDFNAVKLAHKAEVLSGTGLGDVIAQYVRGFVIRKSPGFPINVVKVIDKDYYVIVEILGKKETKDVINNREFINKINYFGERCLKLLLENPNIKNFVKLSYDFALNIGLMDDEIKELCEDLKFTVGASQSMIGKTLFCIAKKEHLKDAISILKNPIVCHIK is encoded by the coding sequence ATGGTTCCAGCACATATAACAGGGTTTTTCACTATTTATAAAGATAGAGATCCAATGAAAACAGGTTCAAAAGGAGCAGGAATTACATTAGATAGAGGGGTTAAGTTAGAGATTGAAGAAGGAAAAGGTGTTTATTATAACAATGAGAGAGTTAATATAGATCCAATTAACTATATATTAAAAAATTATAAAATCAATTATAAAATTAACTTTATTTCTGATTTTCCATTAGGTTCAGGTTTGGGCATGTCTGGGGCATGTTCATTATCTCTATCCAAATTAATATTTAAAGATTTTAATGCTGTAAAATTAGCCCATAAAGCAGAAGTTTTATCAGGAACAGGTCTTGGAGATGTTATAGCTCAGTATGTTAGAGGGTTTGTTATTAGAAAATCTCCAGGCTTTCCAATAAATGTTGTTAAAGTTATTGATAAAGATTACTATGTAATTGTTGAAATCTTAGGTAAGAAAGAAACAAAAGATGTGATAAATAATAGAGAATTTATTAATAAAATAAATTACTTTGGAGAAAGATGTTTAAAATTATTATTGGAAAATCCAAATATTAAAAATTTTGTTAAACTTTCCTATGACTTTGCCTTAAATATAGGTTTAATGGATGATGAAATAAAAGAACTTTGTGAAGATTTAAAATTTACTGTTGGAGCTTCACAATCTATGATAGGCAAAACTTTATTCTGTATAGCTAAAAAGGAACATTTAAAGGATGCTATATCTATATTAAAAAATCCTATTGTTTGTCATATAAAATAA
- a CDS encoding DNA double-strand break repair nuclease NurA, with translation MIEYLIKNKEAIKKRIKEIANNSYNIHEFWNPYEFDNPKNLTFSAGDGSYNHLDYLSFSFYAVGAVGLLHKVGGKIKRVKESYDFYIEHPLDITERLRLYMLILELKLAYYLLKNYNIDYYLFDGSLFSLLISAKTAIEKFGKDDFEKFYDKYKEELDNEIHKSLENDEIVINSKIYNLDREKKVLLEALEYILVLNKIINEFKNKIIGISKTSRINIYFNANIPDIAIFTKYTNDEGYSKPINFFETLAESYGEGYKQLSGVMKSICFIRKFGAKLNNAYIQFVRLERNKAVLGITSFDKIDLKVLSSLKAISIDGYPYVLKKAHNMVKITNKDMRYFAKFLNIEEPIARYMVERL, from the coding sequence ATGATAGAGTATTTAATTAAAAATAAAGAAGCAATTAAGAAAAGAATTAAAGAAATAGCTAATAATTCTTATAATATTCATGAGTTTTGGAACCCTTATGAATTTGATAATCCAAAAAATTTAACATTCTCTGCTGGGGATGGGTCATACAATCATTTAGATTATTTGTCTTTTTCCTTTTATGCTGTTGGTGCTGTAGGATTGTTACATAAGGTAGGGGGTAAAATAAAGAGAGTTAAAGAAAGTTATGATTTTTATATAGAGCATCCATTAGATATAACTGAAAGATTAAGATTATATATGTTAATCTTAGAGCTAAAGTTAGCTTATTATCTGTTAAAAAATTATAATATTGACTACTATCTGTTTGATGGTTCCTTATTTTCTTTATTAATATCAGCAAAAACAGCTATAGAAAAGTTTGGAAAAGATGATTTTGAAAAATTTTATGATAAATATAAAGAAGAGTTAGATAATGAAATACATAAAAGTTTAGAAAATGATGAAATAGTTATTAATAGTAAAATTTATAATTTAGATAGAGAAAAGAAAGTATTATTGGAAGCTTTAGAATACATATTAGTGTTAAATAAGATAATAAATGAATTTAAAAATAAAATAATTGGAATTTCAAAAACATCAAGAATAAATATATATTTCAATGCAAATATCCCAGATATTGCTATTTTCACTAAATACACTAATGATGAAGGATATTCTAAACCTATAAATTTCTTTGAAACATTAGCAGAGAGTTATGGTGAAGGTTATAAACAACTTAGTGGGGTTATGAAAAGTATTTGCTTTATTAGAAAATTTGGAGCTAAGTTAAATAATGCATATATTCAGTTTGTTAGATTAGAAAGAAATAAAGCTGTACTTGGTATAACAAGTTTTGATAAGATAGATTTAAAAGTCTTATCATCATTGAAGGCAATATCTATTGATGGCTATCCATACGTTTTAAAGAAAGCTCATAATATGGTTAAAATAACAAATAAGGATATGAGATATTTTGCAAAGTTTTTAAACATAGAGGAGCCCATAGCAAGATATATGGTAGAGAGATTATGA
- a CDS encoding Nif3-like dinuclear metal center hexameric protein: MNVYEIIEIIENLAPTEMAIEGDNVGLQVGEDREVNKLGVALDPSLEVIKKAVKEGVDFLFTHHPLLKDPINKFTGVVYKKLELLINNKIVLYSAHTNLDVAFLNDALSELFNLKNIQPLYDNGLGRVGIFEGTFKELLDIVKENLCKNPIVVNPKDIENFKLAVLSGYGLSQKSIIHAAKNSDVYISGDLTHHARILAEDMNFSVIDATHYGTEVYGLKKFKNILEEKLDVEIISLDF, translated from the coding sequence ATGAATGTTTATGAGATCATTGAAATTATAGAAAATCTTGCCCCAACAGAAATGGCTATTGAAGGGGATAATGTAGGCTTACAGGTTGGAGAAGATAGAGAGGTTAATAAATTAGGGGTGGCTTTAGATCCTTCATTAGAAGTCATAAAAAAGGCTGTAAAAGAAGGAGTTGATTTTCTCTTTACTCATCATCCTCTATTAAAAGATCCAATAAATAAATTTACTGGAGTGGTTTATAAAAAGTTAGAATTACTGATTAATAATAAAATTGTTCTTTATTCTGCACATACAAACTTAGATGTAGCCTTTCTAAATGATGCTTTATCTGAACTATTTAATTTAAAAAACATTCAACCTCTATATGATAATGGACTTGGAAGAGTAGGGATTTTTGAAGGAACATTTAAAGAGTTATTAGACATTGTTAAGGAGAATTTATGTAAAAATCCTATAGTTGTAAATCCTAAAGATATAGAAAACTTTAAACTAGCAGTACTATCTGGCTATGGACTATCTCAAAAAAGTATAATACATGCTGCTAAAAATTCAGATGTTTATATTTCAGGAGATCTAACTCACCATGCAAGAATCTTAGCTGAAGATATGAATTTCAGTGTTATTGATGCTACACATTATGGAACTGAAGTTTATGGGCTGAAGAAGTTTAAAAACATATTGGAAGAAAAATTGGATGTTGAGATTATTAGCTTAGATTTCTAA
- the radA gene encoding DNA repair and recombination protein RadA, which produces MDDLTKLPGVGPSMAEKLKEAGYTDFMKIAIATVEELSEIEGISEKAAAKIIEAAKKFCDLGFKTGTEILKQRGYIWKLSTGSKNLDEILGGGLESQSVTEFAGMFGSGKTQIAHQACVNLQCPDKIIADKEIIKEEFKDPKAVYIDTEGTFRPERIIQMAEALGLDGQKVLDSIFYARAYNSDMQMLFAENVENLIKEGHNIKLIVIDSLTSAFRTEYIGRGKLAERQQKLGRHMATLNRLADIYNCVVLVTNQVAARPDAFFGASEQAIGGHIVGHASTFRIFLRKSKGDKRIAKLYDSPHLPDAEATFRITEKGIHD; this is translated from the coding sequence ATGGATGATTTAACAAAACTTCCTGGTGTAGGTCCTTCAATGGCTGAAAAGCTAAAAGAAGCAGGATATACTGACTTTATGAAAATAGCTATAGCTACTGTAGAAGAATTAAGTGAAATAGAAGGAATATCTGAAAAAGCTGCTGCTAAAATCATTGAAGCTGCTAAAAAATTCTGTGATCTTGGATTTAAAACAGGTACTGAAATTTTAAAGCAAAGAGGTTACATATGGAAATTATCTACTGGAAGTAAAAATTTAGATGAAATCTTAGGAGGAGGATTAGAGAGCCAATCAGTTACAGAATTTGCAGGAATGTTTGGATCTGGAAAAACTCAGATAGCTCATCAAGCCTGTGTAAATTTACAATGCCCAGATAAGATTATAGCTGATAAAGAGATTATAAAAGAGGAATTTAAAGATCCTAAGGCAGTGTATATAGATACTGAGGGAACATTTAGACCAGAGAGAATAATACAAATGGCTGAAGCTCTTGGCTTAGATGGACAAAAAGTTTTAGATAGTATATTTTATGCAAGAGCTTATAACTCAGATATGCAAATGCTCTTTGCTGAAAATGTTGAAAACTTAATAAAAGAAGGGCATAATATAAAATTAATAGTTATAGACTCATTAACATCTGCATTTAGAACAGAATATATAGGTAGAGGTAAATTGGCTGAAAGACAGCAGAAACTTGGAAGACATATGGCTACATTAAATAGATTAGCTGATATATATAACTGTGTTGTACTTGTAACAAACCAGGTTGCTGCTAGGCCTGATGCTTTCTTTGGAGCATCTGAGCAAGCTATTGGAGGACATATTGTAGGACATGCTTCAACATTTAGAATATTTTTAAGGAAGAGTAAGGGTGATAAGAGAATAGCTAAGCTTTATGATTCACCACATTTACCTGATGCAGAAGCAACATTTAGAATTACTGAAAAGGGAATACATGATTAA
- a CDS encoding translation initiation factor IF-2 subunit gamma → MARKSKQPEVNIGMVGHVDHGKTSLTKALTGVWTDKHSEELRRGISIRLGYADCEIRRCKNCGTYTTKKRCPNCLGETELLRRVSFVDAPGHETLMATMLSGAALMDGAILVIAANEPCPQPQTKEHLMALEILGIDKIIIVQNKIDLVDDEQAMENYEQIKEFVKGTIAEKAPIIPISAHHEANIDVLLKAIEDFIPTPKRDEKAEPRMYVARSFDINKPGTDVKDLKGGVLGGAIIQGVFKVGDEIEIRPGIKVTEENKTFWKPLTTKIVSLASGNTMLKKARPGGLIGVGTKLDPYLTKSDALSGSVVGLPGTLPPIRDKITIKVNLLDRVVGAKEELKIEPLRTGEVLMLNVGTATTAGVITSARGEIADIRLKLPICADIGDRVAISRRFGSRWRLIGYGTIEG, encoded by the coding sequence ATGGCAAGAAAAAGCAAACAGCCAGAAGTAAATATAGGTATGGTTGGACATGTTGACCATGGAAAAACTAGTTTAACAAAAGCACTAACAGGAGTTTGGACAGACAAACATAGTGAAGAGTTAAGGAGAGGGATATCAATAAGATTAGGATATGCTGATTGTGAAATTAGAAGATGCAAAAATTGTGGAACCTATACTACTAAAAAGAGATGTCCAAACTGCTTAGGAGAAACTGAATTATTAAGAAGGGTCTCATTTGTTGATGCACCAGGTCATGAAACATTAATGGCAACAATGTTATCTGGAGCAGCTTTAATGGATGGGGCTATATTAGTTATAGCTGCAAATGAACCTTGCCCTCAACCACAAACAAAAGAACATTTAATGGCATTAGAAATATTAGGGATAGATAAAATTATTATTGTTCAAAATAAAATAGATCTTGTTGATGATGAACAAGCTATGGAGAACTATGAACAAATAAAAGAGTTTGTTAAAGGGACAATTGCTGAAAAAGCTCCAATAATTCCTATATCTGCTCATCATGAAGCAAATATTGATGTATTATTAAAAGCTATTGAAGATTTCATCCCAACACCAAAAAGAGATGAGAAGGCTGAACCAAGGATGTATGTTGCTAGAAGTTTTGATATTAATAAACCTGGAACAGATGTTAAAGATTTAAAAGGAGGGGTTTTGGGAGGAGCTATAATACAGGGAGTTTTTAAAGTTGGTGATGAGATAGAAATACGACCAGGAATAAAAGTTACTGAAGAGAATAAAACCTTTTGGAAGCCTTTAACTACTAAAATAGTGTCTCTTGCATCAGGAAATACAATGTTAAAAAAAGCTAGGCCAGGAGGATTAATAGGGGTTGGGACTAAACTAGATCCATATCTAACAAAATCAGATGCTTTATCTGGAAGTGTTGTAGGTTTACCAGGAACACTACCTCCAATAAGGGATAAAATAACTATAAAAGTCAATCTACTAGATAGAGTTGTTGGAGCTAAGGAAGAGTTGAAAATAGAACCATTAAGAACAGGAGAAGTTTTAATGTTAAATGTAGGAACTGCAACAACAGCTGGAGTTATAACTTCAGCAAGAGGGGAAATAGCAGATATTAGATTAAAACTTCCAATATGTGCAGACATTGGAGATAGAGTTGCTATAAGTAGAAGGTTTGGATCAAGATGGAGATTAATAGGATATGGAACTATAGAGGGATGA
- the uppS gene encoding polyprenyl diphosphate synthase, whose protein sequence is MKKFLKKIFLKTLNALENYGILKIYEKILEMQIDKNNLPRHVGIIMDGNRRTAEIFGKERYYGHYLGAKKVKEVLKWAKDLGIKIVTLYAFSLENFKRPKEEIEKLMELFENKFYEIADDEEIHKNKVRILAIGRRHLLPENVRKAIDYAESKTKNYNNFYVVVAIAYGGQQEIIDAVKKIAYKVKNGEINPEDIDKDLIDKHLYTANLPFPNPDLIIRTSGEERISNFLIWQSSYSELYFCDIYWPLFRKVDFLRAIREYQKRERRFGK, encoded by the coding sequence TTGAAAAAATTTTTAAAGAAAATATTTTTAAAAACACTTAATGCCTTAGAAAATTATGGAATTTTGAAAATCTATGAAAAAATATTAGAAATGCAAATTGATAAGAATAATTTGCCCAGACATGTTGGCATAATAATGGATGGAAACAGAAGAACTGCTGAAATATTTGGGAAAGAAAGATATTATGGGCATTATTTAGGAGCTAAAAAAGTTAAGGAAGTATTGAAATGGGCAAAAGATTTAGGAATAAAGATTGTTACTTTATATGCCTTTTCATTAGAAAATTTTAAAAGACCTAAAGAAGAAATTGAAAAATTGATGGAATTATTTGAAAATAAGTTTTATGAGATTGCTGATGATGAAGAAATACATAAAAATAAAGTTAGAATATTAGCTATAGGTAGAAGACATTTATTACCTGAAAATGTTAGAAAAGCTATAGATTATGCTGAAAGTAAAACAAAAAATTATAATAATTTTTATGTGGTTGTTGCTATAGCCTATGGAGGTCAACAGGAAATAATAGATGCTGTAAAAAAAATAGCATATAAAGTTAAAAATGGAGAAATAAACCCTGAAGATATTGACAAAGATTTAATAGATAAACACCTATACACTGCTAATTTACCATTTCCAAATCCTGATTTGATAATAAGAACTTCTGGGGAGGAGAGGATAAGCAATTTTTTAATTTGGCAGAGCTCATATTCTGAATTATATTTTTGTGATATATATTGGCCATTATTTAGAAAAGTTGATTTTTTAAGAGCTATAAGAGAATATCAGAAAAGAGAAAGAAGGTTTGGAAAATAA
- a CDS encoding methanogenesis marker 12 protein yields the protein MITVGIDHGTSGITTCIKEGSKKIIFKLKRSEVKERSYLEELKRYVDLDKIDMITLTYSMGDGINKILPIDKVKNRGVKSLEGAGEKIGGGTKVFDEIKESSLPAIVLPGLHRDIECLDERFRALFSHIASPEKISIAYYAYKLFKFNNFVLSDISSNTVTLLIKNGKFFGGFDACIGAIGILHGPIDLEMIRKIDNNEISANEAFSKAGAVKIAKIYKGPEETKDEIIKNYYTNKNCKLAIDSLILSVSLEINSLLSLTDKKRVVLAGSVGTLRKPIDIPKEIKKFVKAKIHVLYGESGAIGGALIGEDVLKGVDEILGIKVEI from the coding sequence ATGATAACAGTAGGTATTGATCATGGAACTTCAGGAATAACAACATGTATTAAAGAAGGTAGTAAAAAGATAATTTTTAAATTAAAGAGAAGTGAAGTAAAAGAGAGATCTTATTTAGAAGAATTAAAGAGATATGTTGATTTAGATAAAATAGATATGATAACTCTAACATATTCTATGGGTGATGGAATTAATAAAATTCTTCCTATAGATAAAGTTAAAAATAGGGGAGTTAAAAGTTTAGAAGGGGCTGGAGAAAAGATAGGTGGAGGTACAAAAGTTTTTGATGAGATAAAAGAAAGTTCCCTCCCTGCTATTGTCTTGCCAGGTTTACATAGGGATATAGAATGTTTAGATGAAAGATTTAGGGCATTATTTTCCCACATAGCTTCTCCAGAAAAAATATCCATAGCATATTATGCTTATAAACTCTTTAAATTTAATAATTTTGTTCTATCTGATATATCTTCAAACACTGTAACATTACTAATAAAAAATGGGAAGTTTTTTGGAGGATTTGATGCATGTATTGGGGCAATTGGTATTTTACACGGCCCAATAGATCTTGAAATGATAAGAAAAATTGATAATAATGAAATTTCAGCAAATGAAGCCTTTTCCAAGGCTGGAGCAGTTAAAATAGCAAAAATATATAAAGGTCCAGAAGAAACCAAAGATGAGATAATTAAAAACTACTATACAAATAAAAACTGTAAATTAGCTATAGACAGCTTAATATTAAGTGTTTCTTTAGAAATAAATAGTTTACTTTCATTAACAGATAAAAAGAGAGTAGTATTAGCTGGATCTGTAGGAACACTGAGAAAACCTATAGACATACCAAAAGAAATAAAAAAGTTTGTTAAAGCCAAAATCCATGTATTGTATGGAGAAAGTGGTGCTATTGGTGGAGCTTTAATTGGTGAAGATGTTCTAAAAGGTGTTGATGAAATATTAGGTATAAAGGTGGAGATATGA
- the mfnD gene encoding tyramine--L-glutamate ligase — protein sequence MFFEYALATGLEDEIIKEGKLMFNTLLYQFLKIDNVISFINKDYNDYKNEGLKVIETNDNNLMEKIREVIKNYKIDYFLVIAPEEDGILYKLTEFIERYGIKNLGSSSEAVKVAGDKYKTYLAIKDIVRTPKTIKGKYIIKKIDGCGGYHQLINENYIIQEYIEGESLSVSLIVGKKIYPLSLNRQYIDKKFVGADVNIDHNLKSEIFNEVVKAVKAIKGLNGYVGVDVVVNKNLIYIIEINPRITTCICKLNTYPTLAELLIKNANGEDLNFNVSGGSFRL from the coding sequence ATGTTCTTTGAATATGCTCTAGCTACAGGATTAGAAGATGAGATAATTAAAGAAGGAAAGCTTATGTTCAACACACTACTTTATCAATTTTTAAAAATAGATAATGTTATTAGCTTTATAAATAAAGATTATAATGACTATAAAAATGAAGGTTTGAAGGTTATAGAAACTAATGATAATAATCTAATGGAAAAAATTAGAGAAGTTATTAAAAATTATAAAATAGACTATTTTTTAGTTATAGCTCCAGAAGAAGATGGAATTTTATATAAATTGACAGAGTTTATAGAAAGATATGGGATAAAAAATCTTGGATCTTCTTCAGAAGCTGTGAAAGTGGCTGGAGATAAATATAAAACATACTTGGCTATAAAAGATATTGTTAGAACCCCAAAAACAATTAAAGGAAAGTATATTATTAAAAAGATAGATGGTTGTGGAGGGTATCATCAGTTAATTAATGAAAATTATATTATCCAAGAGTATATTGAAGGAGAAAGTTTATCAGTTTCATTAATAGTAGGAAAAAAAATATACCCTCTATCATTAAATAGACAATATATTGATAAAAAGTTTGTTGGTGCTGATGTAAATATTGATCATAATCTAAAATCTGAAATTTTTAATGAAGTTGTAAAAGCTGTTAAGGCTATAAAAGGTTTAAATGGATATGTTGGTGTTGATGTAGTGGTAAATAAAAATCTCATTTATATTATAGAAATAAATCCAAGAATTACAACATGTATATGTAAATTAAATACATATCCTACATTAGCTGAACTTTTAATAAAAAATGCTAATGGAGAAGACCTCAATTTTAATGTTTCTGGAGGATCTTTTAGATTATAA
- a CDS encoding Coenzyme F420 hydrogenase/dehydrogenase, beta subunit C-terminal domain: MEWKLSKIYDTGFCSLCSTCSIVCPNNLIAFDNRPYLKDECLRKGNGMCFEVCPRVSSGKYQIKIREGFKEEYYYGKSDIEGQDGGVVTKFLLYLLENNKIDAAIVVGDENWKPVSLVVKDKEDLLKTSKSKYFISTLEALKEAAERGFEKVAVVGLPCQINGLRKLQYFPYLAKHDFELGRNGKPIKLPKIEYLIGLFCHGKFSYESVIKALEKRGIKIEDVKKFDIKKDLFVYLSDRVEKIPLEELEMCSGCKVCRDFTSELADVSVGSVGSPEGYSTIIIRTKKGEEIKNAIELKEGVDVEKIKKLAEKKIKRFKKEIERRKENNEFVSFYWTSDYGGVGKRADGTYFIRIRAKPAGFYDKECVKVILDIVDKYNLRLKVTDRQGFELHNVSGFDVEDIIEELNKHNIITGSEGPLVRVTLACPGEGNCSSGIIKTEEVAKIIEENFKEYPAPYKFKIAISGCPNKCVRPNIHDIGIVGVRYPKVNDNCNGCGRCYEVCKVEAIDIRGETSYTNYNVCIGCGKCIKECPNDAREVLEEGYLLYIGGKSGREVVEGVKIGIIKDNDTIIKIIDNVLKTYKKYAKKPQRERLSAVMERVGKGKFLDEVMREINI; encoded by the coding sequence ATGGAATGGAAATTAAGTAAGATATATGATACTGGGTTTTGTTCATTATGTTCAACATGTTCAATAGTATGTCCAAATAATTTAATAGCTTTTGATAATAGGCCATATCTAAAAGATGAATGTTTAAGAAAAGGAAATGGAATGTGTTTTGAAGTGTGTCCAAGAGTTTCTTCTGGAAAATATCAAATAAAAATTAGGGAAGGATTTAAAGAGGAATACTATTATGGAAAATCTGATATAGAAGGACAGGATGGAGGAGTTGTTACAAAGTTTTTGCTTTATTTACTTGAAAATAATAAAATAGATGCTGCTATAGTTGTAGGAGATGAAAATTGGAAACCTGTATCTTTAGTAGTTAAAGATAAAGAAGATTTATTAAAAACATCAAAATCAAAATATTTCATATCTACATTAGAAGCTTTAAAAGAAGCTGCTGAAAGAGGTTTTGAAAAAGTAGCTGTTGTAGGGTTACCTTGCCAAATAAATGGATTAAGAAAATTACAGTATTTCCCATACTTAGCAAAACATGATTTTGAGCTGGGAAGAAATGGAAAGCCTATAAAGTTACCAAAGATAGAGTATTTAATAGGGCTGTTCTGCCATGGTAAATTTAGCTATGAATCAGTAATTAAAGCTCTTGAAAAGAGGGGTATTAAAATTGAAGATGTTAAAAAGTTTGATATTAAGAAAGACTTATTTGTTTATCTTTCTGATAGAGTTGAAAAGATACCATTAGAAGAGTTAGAAATGTGTAGTGGATGTAAAGTTTGTAGGGACTTTACATCTGAATTAGCTGATGTATCTGTAGGTTCAGTAGGATCTCCAGAAGGATATTCAACAATTATAATAAGGACAAAAAAAGGAGAAGAAATTAAGAATGCTATAGAATTAAAAGAAGGAGTTGATGTTGAAAAAATAAAGAAATTAGCTGAGAAAAAGATAAAGAGATTCAAAAAAGAGATAGAGAGAAGAAAAGAAAATAATGAGTTTGTATCATTCTACTGGACATCTGATTATGGAGGAGTAGGAAAAAGAGCAGATGGAACTTACTTTATAAGAATTAGAGCAAAACCTGCAGGATTCTATGATAAGGAATGTGTTAAAGTAATTTTAGATATTGTAGATAAATATAATTTAAGATTAAAAGTAACTGATAGGCAGGGCTTTGAATTACATAATGTTTCAGGGTTTGATGTAGAAGATATTATAGAAGAATTAAATAAACATAATATTATAACTGGTTCTGAAGGTCCATTAGTTAGAGTAACACTAGCATGTCCAGGAGAGGGTAATTGTAGCAGTGGGATAATAAAGACTGAAGAAGTGGCAAAAATAATAGAAGAAAACTTTAAAGAATACCCTGCCCCATATAAATTTAAAATAGCTATAAGTGGATGTCCTAATAAATGTGTAAGGCCAAACATTCATGATATTGGTATTGTAGGAGTTAGATATCCAAAAGTTAATGATAACTGTAATGGATGTGGAAGATGTTATGAAGTTTGTAAAGTTGAAGCTATAGATATAAGGGGAGAAACTAGCTACACAAACTATAATGTCTGTATAGGTTGTGGAAAATGTATAAAAGAGTGTCCAAATGATGCAAGAGAAGTATTAGAAGAAGGTTACTTACTATATATAGGAGGTAAAAGTGGAAGAGAAGTTGTAGAAGGTGTGAAAATAGGAATAATAAAAGATAATGACACAATAATAAAAATTATAGACAATGTTTTAAAAACTTATAAGAAATATGCTAAAAAACCACAAAGAGAAAGACTATCAGCTGTTATGGAAAGAGTTGGTAAAGGTAAGTTTTTAGATGAAGTTATGAGAGAGATAAATATTTAA
- a CDS encoding DUF4352 domain-containing protein yields MDIKTLIFSILILIIVMFSGMQILDFVKKSFYDGEFSINNSKEVIVKLKIGEFANNSKVNITVEDVMIVDTLKGNMGYRKIKNNETFVIVKIKAKNLQDKKPYQISNMDFTLLDENGKSYDAEMNVLDIKNALVIEAIPPKKSYEGYIIYKVPKDIKVIKIEYDFKNLNNLFDNYKAIWEVNVSDIPHLKYLSLS; encoded by the coding sequence TTGGATATAAAAACTTTAATATTTTCTATATTGATACTTATAATAGTAATGTTTTCAGGAATGCAAATTTTAGATTTTGTAAAAAAAAGTTTTTATGATGGGGAGTTTAGTATAAACAATAGTAAAGAAGTTATAGTTAAACTTAAAATTGGAGAATTTGCAAATAACTCAAAAGTAAATATCACTGTTGAAGATGTTATGATTGTTGATACATTAAAAGGAAATATGGGTTACAGAAAAATTAAAAATAATGAAACTTTTGTGATAGTTAAAATAAAAGCTAAGAATCTGCAAGATAAAAAACCATATCAAATATCTAATATGGATTTTACACTTTTAGATGAAAATGGAAAAAGTTATGATGCTGAAATGAATGTTTTGGATATCAAAAATGCTTTAGTTATTGAGGCAATACCTCCAAAAAAAAGTTATGAAGGATATATAATATATAAAGTCCCAAAGGATATTAAAGTTATAAAAATAGAATATGACTTTAAAAATTTAAATAATTTATTTGATAATTATAAAGCTATTTGGGAAGTCAATGTTTCAGATATTCCCCATCTTAAATATTTATCTCTCTCATAA